The genomic DNA AGCTGGGGAAATGGTTGAATTTGCGAGCGGTGTGAAAGGAATAGCCTTGAATCTTGAGAATGAGAATGTAGGGATTGTTGTCTTTGGTAGTGATACTGCTATTAAAGAAGGAGATCTTGTCAAGCGCACTGGATCTATTGTCGATGTTCCTGCGGGAAAGGCTATGCTAGGGCGTGTGGTCGACGCGTTGGGAGTACCTATTGATGGAAGAGGGGCTCTAAGCGATCACGAGCGAAGACGTGTCGAAGTGAAAGCCCCTGGGATTATTGAACGTAAATCTGTGCACGAGCCTATGCAAACAGGGTTAAAAGCGGTAGATAGCCTGGTTCCTATAGGCCGTGGTCAACGAGAACTTATAATCGGGGACCGACAAACTGGAAAAACAGCTATAGCTATCGATACCATATTAAACCAAAAGCAAATGAACTCAAGGGCCACCTCTGAGAGTGAGACATTGTATTGTGTCTATGTAGCGATTGGACAGAAACGCTCAACTGTGGCACAATTAGTTCAAATTCTTTCAGAAGCGAATGCTTTGGAATATTCTATTCTTGTAGCAGCCACCGCTTCGGATCCTGCTCCTCTGCAATTTCTGGCCCCATATTCTGGGTGTGCCATGGGGGAATATTTCCGCGATAATGGAATGCACGCATTAATAATCTATGATGATCTTAGTAAACAGGCGGTGGCATATCGACAAATGTCATTATTGTTACGCCGACCACCAGGCCGTGAGGCTTTCCCAGGCGATGTTTTCTATTTACATTCCCGTCTCTTAGAAAGAGCCGCTAAACGATCGGACCAGACAGGTGCAGGTAGCTTGACCGCCTTACCCGTCATTGAAACACAAGCCGGAGACGTATCGGCCTATATTCCTACCAATGTAATCTCCATTACTGATGGACAAATCTGTTTGGAAACAGAGCTCTTTTATCGCGGAATTAGACCTGCTATTAACGTCGGCTTATCTGTCAGTCGCGTCGGGTCTGCCGCTCAGTTGAAAGCTATGAAACAAGTCTGCGGTAGTTTAAAACTGGAATTAGCACAATATCGCGAAGTGGCCGCCTTTGCTCAATTTGGGTCAGACCTTGATGCTGCGA from Cannabis sativa mitochondrion, complete genome includes the following:
- the atp1 gene encoding ATPase subunit 1, with amino-acid sequence MEFSPRAAELTTLLESRISNFYTNFQVDEIGRVVSVGDGIARVYGLNEIQAGEMVEFASGVKGIALNLENENVGIVVFGSDTAIKEGDLVKRTGSIVDVPAGKAMLGRVVDALGVPIDGRGALSDHERRRVEVKAPGIIERKSVHEPMQTGLKAVDSLVPIGRGQRELIIGDRQTGKTAIAIDTILNQKQMNSRATSESETLYCVYVAIGQKRSTVAQLVQILSEANALEYSILVAATASDPAPLQFLAPYSGCAMGEYFRDNGMHALIIYDDLSKQAVAYRQMSLLLRRPPGREAFPGDVFYLHSRLLERAAKRSDQTGAGSLTALPVIETQAGDVSAYIPTNVISITDGQICLETELFYRGIRPAINVGLSVSRVGSAAQLKAMKQVCGSLKLELAQYREVAAFAQFGSDLDAATQALLNRGARLTEVLKQPQYAPLPIEKQILVIYAAVNGFCDRMPLDRISQYEKAILSSVKPELLQSLLEKGGLTNERKMELDAFLKENALPYL